From a single Pseudomonas cremoricolorata genomic region:
- the dsbD gene encoding protein-disulfide reductase DsbD, translating into MRVLLLLFSLLLSPLLSANPFAAKADFLPVDQAFRVSHERLEDGQLRIDVQIQPGYYLYQKRLKFDGLSAEQQPVLPTPLNHHDEFFGDSPIYREHLQLLIPADAQGQLRLGWQGCADAGLCYPPQTSVIDLGGTAPGAGAQASDQALAGSLAGASLGWSLLAFFGLGLLLAFTPCSLPMLPILAGLVLGQGATPRRGWLLAGSYVLSMALVYAGLGVVAALLGGSLQAWLQQPWLLAALAGLFVLLALPMFGAFELQLPAALRDRLDRAGRGAQGGSLYGAALLGALSGLLLGPCMTAPLAGALLYIAQSGDVLQGALVLFSLGLGMGLPLLLLVTVGNRFLPRPGAWMERIKALFGFVFLGMALYIARTLLPEPLLLGLAGAWLASLAWSAWWALASHTGLRVLALLAGLWASLMMIGAAAGGSDPWQPLQPFAGTRGAAVVSTDAGFIDVRSPAALQGELDAARKAGQWVMLDYSADWCVACKVMEKNVFARADVQAALSEVRLLRLDVSADSPDSRALLQRYQVPGPPSLLWLGPDGNERRAQRITGEVDATTLLEHWSATRSQG; encoded by the coding sequence ATGCGCGTCCTGTTGTTGTTGTTCAGTCTGCTGTTGAGCCCGCTGCTCAGCGCCAACCCGTTTGCCGCCAAGGCCGATTTCCTGCCGGTCGATCAGGCGTTTCGGGTCAGCCATGAGCGTTTGGAAGACGGTCAGCTGCGCATCGATGTGCAGATCCAGCCGGGTTACTACCTGTACCAGAAGCGCCTGAAGTTCGACGGCCTGAGCGCCGAGCAGCAGCCGGTGCTGCCGACGCCGCTGAACCATCACGACGAGTTCTTCGGCGACAGCCCGATCTACCGCGAGCACCTGCAACTGCTGATTCCAGCCGATGCCCAAGGGCAACTGCGCCTGGGCTGGCAGGGCTGCGCCGATGCGGGGTTGTGCTACCCGCCGCAAACCAGCGTCATCGACCTCGGCGGCACGGCGCCTGGCGCGGGGGCGCAGGCCAGCGATCAGGCGTTGGCAGGTTCCCTGGCAGGCGCGAGCCTGGGCTGGAGCCTGCTGGCGTTCTTCGGTCTTGGCCTGCTGCTGGCCTTCACGCCGTGCTCGCTGCCGATGCTGCCGATTCTCGCAGGGCTTGTGCTGGGCCAGGGGGCGACGCCTCGGCGCGGCTGGCTGCTGGCCGGCAGCTACGTGCTGAGCATGGCGCTGGTATATGCCGGGCTGGGCGTGGTCGCCGCGCTGTTGGGCGGCAGCCTGCAGGCCTGGTTGCAGCAACCGTGGCTACTGGCCGCGCTGGCCGGGTTGTTCGTGCTGCTGGCCTTGCCGATGTTCGGGGCCTTCGAACTGCAATTGCCGGCTGCGCTGCGCGATCGCCTCGACCGTGCTGGTCGTGGCGCCCAGGGCGGCAGTCTGTATGGCGCAGCGCTGCTCGGCGCGCTGTCGGGTCTGCTGCTCGGCCCCTGCATGACCGCGCCGTTGGCCGGTGCGCTGCTGTACATCGCGCAAAGCGGTGACGTGCTGCAAGGCGCGCTGGTGCTGTTCAGCCTGGGCCTGGGCATGGGTCTGCCGCTGCTGTTGCTGGTGACCGTGGGCAACCGCTTTCTGCCACGGCCCGGCGCGTGGATGGAACGGATCAAGGCGCTGTTCGGTTTCGTTTTCCTCGGCATGGCGCTGTACATCGCACGCACCTTGCTGCCCGAGCCACTGCTGCTGGGCCTGGCCGGGGCGTGGCTGGCAAGCCTGGCCTGGAGCGCCTGGTGGGCGCTGGCGAGCCACACCGGGCTGCGCGTGCTGGCGCTGCTCGCAGGGCTGTGGGCAAGCCTGATGATGATCGGCGCGGCCGCTGGCGGCAGTGATCCGTGGCAGCCGCTGCAGCCCTTTGCCGGCACCCGCGGGGCCGCAGTGGTCAGCACCGATGCAGGCTTCATCGATGTGCGCTCGCCGGCCGCATTGCAAGGCGAGCTCGACGCCGCACGCAAGGCGGGCCAGTGGGTGATGCTCGACTATTCTGCCGACTGGTGCGTGGCCTGCAAGGTGATGGAAAAGAACGTCTTTGCCCGCGCTGACGTCCAAGCCGCACTGAGCGAGGTGCGCCTGCTGCGACTGGATGTCAGCGCCGACTCGCCTGACAGCCGCGCGCTGCTGCAACGCTATCAGGTGCCCGGCCCGCCCAGCCTGCTGTGGCTTGGCCCTGACGGCAACGAGCGCCGCGCGCAGCGCATCACCGGCGAAGTCGACGCCACCACCCTGCTCGAGCATTGGAGCGCAACCCGGAGCCAAGGCTGA
- a CDS encoding TlpA family protein disulfide reductase has protein sequence MLTVTLGPLTMALNHLLLLAALGLASLVGWWVARRGGENPESALFNLFLLGLLGARAGFVLAYWPLYRNEPLQIIDIRDGGFVLWSGLLGLTAGALWYAYRRPALRRPLGWALSCGVLFWGLASLGSHLYSKGTELPELTLRDAQGEPVALHDYRGRPLVINLWATWCPPCRREMPVLQQAQHDYPNVTFLFVNQGESAANVSTFMTTTGLNLSHVLFDSGGRLAQQVGSLALPTTLFYTAEGRLVGSHLGELSRASLHHALQGLDAPAAIQGN, from the coding sequence ATGCTGACCGTCACCCTCGGGCCACTGACCATGGCCCTCAATCACCTGCTGCTGCTCGCTGCCCTGGGCCTGGCCAGCCTGGTCGGCTGGTGGGTCGCACGGCGCGGTGGCGAGAACCCGGAATCGGCGCTGTTCAACCTGTTCCTGCTCGGCCTGCTCGGCGCCCGCGCAGGCTTCGTGCTGGCCTACTGGCCGCTGTACCGCAACGAGCCGTTGCAGATCATCGACATCCGCGACGGCGGCTTCGTGCTCTGGAGCGGCCTGCTCGGCCTCACCGCAGGCGCCCTCTGGTACGCCTACCGGCGCCCTGCCCTGCGCCGGCCGCTGGGCTGGGCGCTGAGCTGCGGCGTGCTGTTCTGGGGCCTGGCCAGCCTGGGTAGCCACCTGTACAGCAAGGGCACCGAATTGCCCGAACTGACCCTGCGCGATGCTCAGGGCGAGCCGGTGGCCTTGCACGACTACCGTGGCCGACCGCTGGTGATCAACCTGTGGGCCACCTGGTGCCCGCCGTGCCGGCGGGAAATGCCAGTGCTGCAGCAGGCCCAGCACGACTACCCAAACGTGACCTTCCTGTTCGTCAACCAGGGCGAAAGCGCGGCCAACGTCAGCACCTTCATGACCACCACCGGGCTGAACCTGTCCCACGTACTGTTCGACAGTGGCGGCCGCCTGGCCCAGCAGGTTGGCTCGCTGGCCCTGCCCACCACCCTGTTCTACACCGCCGAAGGCCGCCTGGTCGGCAGTCACCTGGGCGAGCTGTCACGCGCCAGCCTGCACCACGCCCTCCAAGGCCTCGACGCTCCCGCCGCAATCCAAGGAAACTGA
- the dsbG gene encoding thiol:disulfide interchange protein DsbG, whose protein sequence is MRSAALITLALLGAPLAQAESLPAAIQQIEAKGAVIKGQFDAPDGLRGYAAEYQGNALALYLTAGGKHVLVGNLFDAKGDDLSAEPLQRLVHEPMGKVLWGKMQDSAWIADGKADAPRIVYVFSDPNCPYCNLFWEQARPWVESGKVQLRHIMVGIIRADSPGKSAALLAAKDPAKALHQHEAAGKGSALKALEPIPEAVKQQLAGNMALMQGMGLQATPAIFYLDEQGRMQRQQGAPQPQMLERILGKR, encoded by the coding sequence ATGCGTTCTGCTGCACTCATCACCCTCGCGCTGCTCGGCGCCCCACTGGCCCAGGCTGAATCGCTGCCCGCCGCCATCCAACAGATCGAGGCCAAAGGCGCGGTGATCAAGGGCCAGTTCGATGCGCCCGACGGCCTGCGCGGGTACGCCGCCGAGTATCAGGGCAACGCCCTGGCGCTGTACCTCACCGCCGGCGGCAAGCATGTACTGGTGGGCAACCTGTTCGATGCCAAGGGCGACGACCTGAGCGCCGAGCCGTTGCAACGGCTGGTGCACGAGCCGATGGGCAAGGTGCTCTGGGGCAAGATGCAGGACAGTGCCTGGATCGCCGACGGCAAGGCTGACGCCCCACGCATCGTCTACGTCTTCAGCGACCCCAACTGCCCGTACTGCAACCTGTTCTGGGAACAGGCACGGCCCTGGGTCGAGTCCGGCAAGGTGCAGTTGCGCCACATCATGGTCGGCATCATCCGCGCCGACAGCCCCGGCAAGTCAGCGGCGCTGCTCGCGGCCAAAGACCCGGCCAAGGCGCTGCATCAGCACGAAGCCGCCGGCAAAGGCAGCGCGCTCAAGGCGCTCGAACCGATCCCTGAGGCGGTCAAGCAGCAACTGGCCGGCAACATGGCCTTGATGCAGGGCATGGGCCTGCAAGCCACCCCGGCGATCTTCTACCTCGACGAACAAGGCCGCATGCAGCGCCAGCAGGGCGCGCCCCAGCCGCAGATGCTCGAACGCATCCTCGGCAAGCGCTAG